One window from the genome of Lachancea thermotolerans CBS 6340 chromosome B complete sequence encodes:
- the PAM18 gene encoding Pam18p (similar to uniprot|Q07914 Saccharomyces cerevisiae YLR008C PAM18 Constituent of the mitochondrial import motor associated with the presequence translocase along with Ssc1p Tim44p Mge1p and Pam16p stimulates the ATPase activity of Ssc1p to drive mitochondrial import contains a J domain): MGCDAMRCPCRLSKNFFQLNFYSHFLPELENSLETGRRKAKWTGEKDEKASNMAPIEAPQLAIPGEPSAVAPQAFNELVPATAAPVGSAKKSMDEKFDEALAFMGRHPVMSGVGGFLGLYFAAGAFKSVSRMMGGGPKAAQFAKGGFDPKMNTKEALQILNLSENNLNRKKLKEVHRRIMLANHPDKGGSPYLATKINEAKDFLEKRGLRK; this comes from the coding sequence ATGGGAtgcgatgcgatgagatgcCCTTGCAGattgtcaaaaaattttttccagcttaATTTTTATAGccattttcttccagaGCTGGAAAATAGTCTTGAAACAGGCAGAAGAAAGGCCAAGTGGACAGGCGAAAAGGACGAGAAAGCGAGTAATATGGCACCAATCGAGGCCCCACAACTGGCGATCCCTGGGGAACCATCCGCGGTAGCACCACAGGCATTTAATGAACTGGTTCCTGCTACGGCTGCGCCCGTAGGGAGCGCGAAAAAGAGCATGGACGAAAAGTTCGACGAGGCGCTGGCGTTCATGGGCCGGCACCCGGTGATGAGCGGTGTAGGCGGGTTTCTGGGACTGTACTTCGCGGCGGGTGCGTTCAAGAGTGTGTCGCGCATGATGGGCGGCGGGCCCAAGGCTGCGCAGTTCGCTAAAGGCGGATTCGACCCGAAGATGAACACTAAAGAGGCGCTGCAGATCCTGAACTTGAGCGAGAATAACCTTAAccgcaagaagctgaaggaGGTGCACCGCCGCATCATGCTGGCAAATCATCCGGACAAGGGCGGAAGCCCTTACCTGGCAACTAAGATCAACGAAGCCAAGGACTTTCTGGAGAAGCGCGGCTTGCGCAAATAG
- the RLP24 gene encoding ATPase-activating ribosome biosynthesis protein (similar to uniprot|Q07915 Saccharomyces cerevisiae YLR009W RLP24 Ribosomal Like Protein 24), giving the protein MRVYSCHFCSSPCYPGHGIMFVRNDAKEFRFCRSKCHKNFKQRRNPRKLRWTKAFRKAAGKELAVDSTLAFAQRRNVPVRYNRELVATTLRAMARVEEIRQKRERAFYKNRMRGNKEREFLRDRQLVEKNPELLNMRDVELLRTAERAERVEAASDAESEEMDVDSESEHESEDESEAEAQKQKVVLTNKRKVGKKIAF; this is encoded by the coding sequence ATGAGGGTCTACAGTTGTCATTTCTGCTCATCGCCATGCTATCCAGGCCACGGTATCATGTTTGTGCGTAACGACGCAAAGGAGTTCCGCTTCTGCCGGTCCAAGTGTCAcaagaacttcaagcagCGCCGTAACCCAAGAAAGCTGCGGTGGACCAAGGCGTTCCGTAAGGCCGCGGGCAAGGAGCTGGCGGTTGACAGCACGCTGGCGTTCGCTCAGCGCCGTAACGTGCCCGTTAGGTACAATAGGGAGCTGGTTGCCACGACTCTGCGGGCGATGGCTCGGGTCGAGGAGATCCGCCAGAAGCGTGAGCGTGCGTTCTACAAGAACCGTATGCGTGGAAACAAGGAGCGCGAGTTCCTGCGGGACCGCCAGCTGGTGGAGAAGAACCCCGAGCTGTTGAACATGCGCGATGTGGAGCTGTTGCGCACGGCGGAGCGCGCGGAGCGCGTAGAGGCCGCGAGCGACGCGGAAAGCGAGGAGATGGACGTGGACAGCGAGTCCGAGCACGAGAGCGAGGACGAGAGCGAGGCCGAGGCCCAAAAGCAGAAGGTCGTGCTCACAAACAAGCGCAAGGTTGGAAAGAAAATTGCCTTCTAA
- a CDS encoding KLTH0B02596p (conserved hypothetical protein): protein MSILVVDMDEVRSLAQRHSIEMGLERLRVVGQYVGSWWDAGRLRLEFGNVSGLASAGGRAVLDASESALERVRRARAGLVEGAVCDVRCCVMGRDVEVMELRVLTLREVQALGEFLAGDAGREFMSLSSGALQHAGHDRRDDEDRAR from the coding sequence ATGAGCATATTGGTAGTAGATATGGATGAAGTTCGGAGTTTGGCCCAGCGCCACAGCATCGAGATGGGGCTCGAACGGCTGCGCGTAGTTGGCCAGTACGTGGGATCGTGGTGGGACGCAGGCCGGCTGCGTCTAGAGTTTGGGAATGTGAGTGGCCTGGCGAGCGCAGGTGGGCGTGCGGTGCTGGATGCTAGCGAGAGCGCGCTGGAGCGGGTCCGTCGCGCACGCGCAGGGCTCGTGGAAGGTGCTGTGTGCGACGTGCGGTGCTGCGTAATGGGCCGGGACGTGGAGGTGATGGAGCTGCGAGTGCTAACGCTGCGGGAAGTGCAAGCTCTGGGCGAGTTTTTGGCCGGGGACGCGGGGCGAGAGTTCATGAGCCTGAGCTCTGGGGCTCTGCAACACGCTGGGCACGACAGACGCGACGATGAGGACCGGGCCCGCTGA